In Sphingobium amiense, the genomic window CCTGCCTGACGGAACGATCGCGCGTGTGCTGTTCTGTTTCCACCAAGGCGAACTCTACGCGCTGCATGGATTTATCAAGAAGTCACAGACGACGCCAGCCGCAGATTTGGAATTGGCACGCAAGCGCCAGAAAGAGGTTGAAAATGGCTGAGAACAAACATCGCGGCCCGACGCTGGACAGCTTCCTCGAGGAAGAAGGTGTGCTCGCGGAATTCCAGGCCAAGGCCATCAAGGAAGTCATCGCTTGGCAGCTTTCCGAGGCGATGCGCGAACGCAAGCTCAGCAAGAAGCGACTGGCGCTATTGATGCATACCAGCAGGACACAAGTAGACCGCATGCTTGATCCCGCCGATGGCAATGTCACCATCGAAACCCTGCAGCGCGCTGCCGCCGTCGTGGGGCGTAGGGTCGAGCTCGCGCTGATCTGATAAGCAAACAAGGCCGACTACGCCGAATGTTCCGCTTATGTCCGCCAAATCGTTGTTTGGCGCACAAACCTTGAGGTGACGCCTGTCTCGCAGCCATTCCGTCCCGCGCTCGATATACTGGCGCAGGCCGGCCCGCTCGACGACGCCGGCGTTGTGCTGACCTACCGCCGTCACCGGCTCATAGGCCCGCCCTTCCCGCGCGGCCACCTGCTCGGCCCGCCGCTCCATCGCCGTCGCACTCGGCCCCATATGCACGGTGGGTTCCTGCTCGATCCCCTGCCGCTGGTGACTGCGATGGTCCACCCGGTCGGGGACGTTCGCCAGTTCCAGCGCCCGATTCTGCATCTCGGCCCATCGTTCCCGCCACCGCTCGACCTCGCCGCTCTGCTTCTGGTCCAGCTCGCGCGTCTTTTCCCCCAGCCCCTCAGGGCCAAGGCGGCGCGTCGTCGTCAACAGGTGGGCATGGTGATTGCGCTGGTCGCCCTCGCGACCAGGTGCATGGATCGACACGTCCACCGCCACCCCATGCCGCTCGCTGATTTCCCGCGCGAGGCCCAAGGCCAGCTCCCGGCGCTCGTCGGCCGACAGCTCGACGGGCAGCGCGATTTCATATTCCCGCGCCACGGTCGCGTTCTTGCGCGTCTCCGCCAGCTCGGCCGCGTTCCATAGCCGCTCGCGGTCGGCCGCCCACTCCGGCGCGTCGGTCGGCAACATCAGCTCGCTATGCTCGACGCCCTGCTTGCGGGTGTAATCGTGGACGAGGCCGGTGCGCTCGTCCGTGATTTCGACGCCCGCACGATAGGCTGCCGCCGCCGTCGCGCTGCGACCGGCGGAACGGCCTATCGCCTTCACCGCAAGATGGAAACTCGCCATCGCCGCGCCCTACCTTGCCATGCGGGAGCATGGCGCGGGCGATAGCCCGCTGGGGTGGAGGGGTATCCCCTCCCGCACGCAAACGCAAGTTTGCATAAGTGCGCCCTTCCTCTCTTTCGTTCAGTCGGGTCCGGTGCTATCAATATCACTCAGCGAAAGGATTGTGCATGGCCGCTCCGACGCC contains:
- the mobQ gene encoding MobQ family relaxase; amino-acid sequence: MASFHLAVKAIGRSAGRSATAAAAYRAGVEITDERTGLVHDYTRKQGVEHSELMLPTDAPEWAADRERLWNAAELAETRKNATVAREYEIALPVELSADERRELALGLAREISERHGVAVDVSIHAPGREGDQRNHHAHLLTTTRRLGPEGLGEKTRELDQKQSGEVERWRERWAEMQNRALELANVPDRVDHRSHQRQGIEQEPTVHMGPSATAMERRAEQVAAREGRAYEPVTAVGQHNAGVVERAGLRQYIERGTEWLRDRRHLKVCAPNNDLADISGTFGVVGLVCLSDQRELDPTPHDGGSALQGFDGDIAIGGIKHAVYLCPAGMHQ